A DNA window from Candidatus Jidaibacter acanthamoeba contains the following coding sequences:
- a CDS encoding glutathione S-transferase family protein, with product MLEIYHHPICPFSRKLRIVLNEKRVEFELIAEKYWERRAEFAALNPACDTPVVVKQDNVILCSNSAIFEYFEEVMSEKNLIGDSPLERAIVRSVCDWFDNKFYTEITKYLVTEKFIKVVTKVGEPNSNAIRAAKKNLSYHIDYIDHLLQKNDYLCGEKITLADFAAAAQISVLDFIGDISWERSHRVKHWYALIKSRPSFRPLLFDKVQGIFPPKNYADPDF from the coding sequence TTTTCAAGAAAATTAAGAATTGTGCTTAATGAGAAAAGGGTGGAATTTGAGTTGATTGCGGAAAAATATTGGGAAAGGAGAGCTGAATTTGCAGCGCTGAATCCTGCGTGTGATACGCCTGTAGTAGTAAAACAGGATAATGTTATTTTATGCAGTAATTCCGCTATCTTTGAATATTTTGAAGAAGTGATGAGTGAAAAAAACTTAATCGGAGATTCTCCGCTTGAACGAGCTATAGTTAGGAGTGTTTGTGATTGGTTCGATAATAAATTTTATACTGAAATCACAAAATATTTAGTAACGGAAAAATTTATTAAAGTGGTAACGAAAGTCGGTGAACCTAATTCTAATGCTATAAGGGCAGCTAAAAAAAACTTAAGCTATCACATTGATTATATAGATCACCTTTTACAAAAAAATGATTATTTATGCGGTGAGAAAATAACTTTAGCGGATTTTGCGGCGGCTGCGCAAATTTCAGTTTTAGATTTTATAGGAGATATTTCCTGGGAAAGAAGTCATCGGGTCAAGCATTGGTATGCTTTAATTAAATCCAGGCCCAGCTTCAGACCCTTATTATTTGATAAAGTGCAGGGGATATTTCCTCCTAAAAATTATGCAGATCCGGATTTCTAA